A region of Vibrio chagasii DNA encodes the following proteins:
- the fliL gene encoding flagellar basal body-associated protein FliL, translating to MHKRYVAQIFLAITLLFSASSFAEEESEPKLAYFTLEPDLTTNFYTKGKKLGYIQVRLDIMVANSKDLATIEHHQPLIRDAVIELLGKQNEETIKSLSGREDLRKTLVEHLNKILLPETGKTLIADLLFTKYLYQ from the coding sequence ATGCACAAACGTTATGTAGCCCAAATATTTCTTGCGATTACTCTACTCTTTTCAGCATCAAGTTTCGCAGAAGAGGAATCGGAACCTAAGCTAGCCTACTTCACGCTAGAACCAGACCTAACCACCAATTTTTACACTAAAGGTAAAAAGTTGGGCTACATTCAGGTTCGTCTCGATATCATGGTGGCGAATAGCAAAGATTTAGCAACCATCGAGCATCACCAACCATTGATTCGTGATGCAGTAATCGAGCTATTAGGTAAACAAAACGAAGAGACGATTAAGTCACTGTCCGGTCGTGAAGATTTAAGAAAGACGTTAGTTGAGCATCTCAACAAGATTTTACTTCCAGAGACGGGCAAAACCCTGATTGCAGATTTGCTGTTTACTAAATACCTCTACCAGTAA
- a CDS encoding chorismate lyase, whose translation MNQPISLYLNSLMNVDWQSTETFDFPNETTKEWLMEQGSLSRKLGKCCQHLSVELLHNQVVERSIVQQDEQHLLSSSDCLLRKVILNGDDEPWVLGRTLIPRVTLEDQHSDLSQQGNVPLGLTVFSAENVERDALQVGWVIAGDERLLARRSRLWMNHKPMLVAELFLPTSPIYSKESV comes from the coding sequence ATGAATCAGCCAATATCGCTGTATCTTAATTCTTTAATGAATGTAGATTGGCAAAGTACAGAAACATTTGATTTTCCTAATGAAACCACCAAAGAGTGGCTGATGGAGCAGGGTTCTCTTTCCCGTAAGTTGGGTAAGTGTTGCCAACATCTGTCTGTGGAGTTGCTTCACAATCAAGTTGTAGAACGCTCAATTGTGCAACAAGATGAGCAACACCTTTTATCATCGTCTGATTGCTTACTTCGCAAAGTAATTTTGAATGGGGATGATGAACCATGGGTATTAGGCCGAACCTTAATTCCTCGAGTGACATTAGAAGATCAGCACTCAGACCTTTCTCAACAAGGTAATGTCCCGTTAGGGTTGACCGTTTTTAGTGCGGAGAACGTCGAGAGAGACGCGCTGCAAGTCGGTTGGGTTATCGCTGGCGACGAGCGATTACTCGCACGCCGCTCTCGATTATGGATGAACCATAAACCGATGCTTGTAGCTGAACTGTTTTTACCAACATCACCCATTTACTCTAAGGAGAGTGTGTAA
- the ubiA gene encoding 4-hydroxybenzoate octaprenyltransferase: MLATKAKAYWQLTRMNRPIGTLLLLWPTLWSLIIAAQGMPDLDVLVVFVLGVVLMRSAGCVINDFADRKVDGHVKRTKQRPLPSGLVSSKEAVILFLVLAVISFLLVLTMNPLTIKLSFIGVGLAFIYPFMKRFTHLPQLFLGLAFSWAIPMAWAAQTNELPSIVWFIFVINALWTIAYDTQYAMVDRDDDLKIGIKSTAILFGRFDKLIVGSLQLVTLAMLIALGMHYHLGDTFYWALLVAGGLFVYQQHLMRHRDRDLCFQAFLNNNYVGMAVTIGLFITFW, from the coding sequence ATGCTTGCCACCAAAGCGAAAGCGTACTGGCAATTAACGCGAATGAATCGCCCGATTGGTACCTTGTTACTCCTTTGGCCTACGTTATGGTCGCTGATTATCGCCGCACAAGGTATGCCAGACTTGGATGTCTTGGTCGTCTTTGTATTAGGTGTCGTACTAATGCGTTCAGCAGGCTGCGTGATTAATGATTTTGCTGACCGTAAGGTGGATGGTCATGTAAAGCGTACTAAGCAGCGCCCACTGCCGTCTGGTTTGGTGTCGAGTAAAGAAGCCGTTATCCTTTTTTTAGTGCTAGCCGTGATTTCATTCTTGCTAGTACTGACTATGAATCCGTTGACCATTAAGCTCTCTTTTATTGGGGTGGGTCTAGCGTTTATTTATCCTTTCATGAAGCGTTTTACGCATCTTCCACAGTTGTTCCTTGGCTTGGCGTTTAGCTGGGCTATTCCAATGGCATGGGCTGCACAAACCAATGAGCTACCAAGTATCGTTTGGTTTATCTTCGTGATTAATGCGCTGTGGACAATCGCTTACGACACCCAATATGCGATGGTTGACCGAGACGATGATCTTAAGATTGGCATCAAGTCGACAGCAATTTTGTTTGGCCGTTTCGACAAGCTTATTGTTGGCTCACTACAGTTAGTGACTTTAGCGATGTTGATTGCGCTAGGCATGCATTACCACCTAGGTGATACTTTCTACTGGGCACTGTTGGTGGCAGGTGGTTTGTTTGTTTATCAACAACACCTGATGCGTCATCGCGATCGAGATTTATGTTTTCAAGCCTTCCTCAATAACAACTATGTAGGAATGGCCGTCACCATTGGTTTGTTCATTACTTTCTGGTAA
- the plsB gene encoding glycerol-3-phosphate 1-O-acyltransferase PlsB — protein sequence MSSGQSFSRSLMKLPLSVLVKGTSIPSNPVEDLNIDLGKPIVYALPFRSSVDLLTLQKHALELGLPDPLSKLEISGKSLPRYVFISSRKTLLQDDDYVPASSIEVFSELLALHADDSELDVQVIPATVLWGRKPGKENNQKPYLQAMNGLEKSVAVLIAGRDCLVRFSPVVSLRYMANSHGTDSTIAHKLARVARIHFSRQKLAASGPNLPSRQALFDRLLKSEAIKKAIEDEAKSKNISIEKASKEAQDIMDEIAANFSYSLIKRGEKILGWLWNKLYQGLHINNASTVRKLAQDGHEIVYVPCHRSHMDYLLLSYVLYHEGMVPPHIAAGINLNFFPAGPIFRHGGAFFIRRSFKGNKLYSTIFREYLAELFAKGYSVEYFSEGGRSRTGRLLQAKTGMLAMTIQAMLRGMNRPVTLVPVYIGYEHVMEVATYAKELRGKRKEKENASLVIRTIRKLRNFGKGYVNFGEPIQLNQYLNEHSPEWTKDIDPMGTSKPQWMTPVVNDLATKMMTHINDAAATNALTLCATALLASRQRALSRDSLVSQINCYLSLLNNVPYSDTFTVPKDSAEELVKHAESLNKFLIESDSMGDIISLDRHQSILMTYYRNNIIHLFALPSLIAQMTIRQHGLTIDAIQKNVAAIYPFLKKELFLSYDEDQLEGVVSNIIDELVSQGMLVVSDNQVTINQSNSQALMLLGRTISETLQRYSIALNLLAENPELDKSDLEQKSQDIAQRLGRLQGINAPEFFDKGVFASMFATLKQQQYLDNDGNCDLEKTQQFAKLLYSMLYPEVRLTIQESIHQAE from the coding sequence ATGTCTTCTGGACAATCTTTTTCACGTTCATTAATGAAGCTACCTTTATCCGTATTGGTAAAAGGCACATCAATCCCTTCGAATCCAGTTGAAGATTTGAACATTGATTTAGGCAAACCAATTGTATACGCCTTACCGTTTCGCTCAAGCGTCGACCTACTGACACTACAAAAGCACGCGCTAGAACTGGGTTTACCGGATCCGTTAAGCAAGCTTGAAATCAGTGGTAAATCACTGCCACGCTACGTTTTTATCTCTTCACGCAAAACGCTGCTACAAGATGATGATTACGTCCCAGCCTCTTCTATTGAAGTCTTCTCTGAGCTGCTTGCACTGCATGCTGACGACTCAGAGCTGGATGTGCAAGTTATCCCTGCAACTGTATTGTGGGGCCGTAAACCTGGTAAAGAGAATAACCAGAAGCCTTACCTACAAGCAATGAACGGCTTAGAGAAATCAGTCGCTGTTTTAATCGCTGGCCGCGACTGTCTAGTACGATTCAGCCCTGTGGTATCTCTTCGTTACATGGCAAACTCTCACGGCACCGACAGCACTATCGCACACAAGCTGGCGCGTGTAGCTCGCATTCACTTCTCACGCCAAAAACTGGCAGCCTCTGGTCCTAACCTACCAAGCCGTCAAGCATTGTTCGATCGCCTACTAAAATCAGAAGCGATCAAGAAGGCGATTGAAGACGAAGCGAAGTCAAAGAACATCTCCATTGAGAAAGCGAGCAAAGAAGCTCAGGACATCATGGATGAGATCGCAGCGAACTTCTCTTACTCACTGATCAAACGTGGCGAGAAGATTCTTGGCTGGTTGTGGAACAAGCTGTACCAAGGCCTACATATCAACAACGCTTCAACTGTTCGTAAGCTGGCACAAGATGGTCACGAGATTGTTTATGTCCCTTGCCACCGCAGCCATATGGACTACTTACTGTTGTCTTACGTGCTTTACCATGAAGGCATGGTTCCTCCGCATATCGCTGCGGGTATCAACTTGAATTTCTTCCCTGCCGGTCCGATTTTCCGTCACGGTGGTGCGTTCTTCATTCGTCGTAGCTTTAAAGGTAACAAGCTGTACTCAACGATCTTCCGTGAGTACCTAGCTGAGCTGTTCGCTAAAGGTTACTCGGTAGAATACTTTAGTGAAGGTGGCCGTTCTCGTACCGGTCGTCTGCTACAAGCGAAAACCGGCATGCTAGCGATGACGATTCAGGCAATGCTGCGTGGCATGAACCGCCCAGTAACGTTAGTGCCTGTTTACATCGGCTACGAGCACGTAATGGAAGTAGCGACTTACGCAAAAGAACTGCGTGGTAAGCGTAAAGAGAAAGAAAACGCGAGCCTAGTGATTCGTACTATCCGTAAGCTACGTAACTTTGGTAAGGGCTACGTGAACTTCGGTGAGCCGATTCAGCTTAACCAATACCTGAATGAACACTCTCCAGAGTGGACGAAAGACATCGATCCAATGGGCACCAGCAAGCCACAATGGATGACGCCAGTGGTTAATGACCTGGCAACCAAGATGATGACACACATCAACGACGCGGCAGCAACCAACGCACTGACATTATGTGCAACCGCTCTGCTTGCATCACGTCAGCGTGCATTGTCTCGCGATTCTTTGGTATCTCAAATCAACTGCTACCTGTCTCTACTTAACAATGTGCCTTACTCAGACACATTTACGGTACCAAAAGACAGCGCGGAAGAGTTGGTGAAACATGCAGAGTCTCTAAACAAGTTCTTGATTGAGTCAGACTCAATGGGTGACATTATTTCACTAGACCGCCACCAATCGATTCTGATGACTTACTACCGCAACAACATCATTCACCTGTTTGCGCTGCCATCGTTAATTGCTCAAATGACCATTCGTCAGCACGGGCTAACGATCGATGCGATTCAAAAGAATGTCGCGGCAATCTATCCGTTCTTGAAGAAAGAGCTGTTCTTGAGCTACGACGAAGACCAGCTAGAAGGTGTGGTGTCGAACATCATCGATGAATTGGTTAGCCAAGGCATGCTAGTTGTGTCTGATAATCAAGTCACCATCAACCAATCGAACAGCCAAGCGCTAATGCTACTAGGTCGTACGATTTCAGAGACACTTCAGCGTTACTCGATTGCTCTTAACCTATTGGCAGAGAATCCTGAACTGGATAAATCTGACCTTGAGCAGAAGAGCCAAGACATTGCACAACGTCTAGGTCGCCTGCAAGGTATCAACGCACCTGAGTTCTTCGATAAAGGTGTGTTTGCTTCGATGTTTGCTACGCTCAAACAGCAGCAATACCTGGATAACGACGGTAATTGTGATTTAGAGAAGACTCAGCAGTTCGCTAAGCTTCTGTACTCAATGCTTTACCCAGAAGTTCGCTTGACGATTCAAGAGAGCATCCACCAAGCAGAGTAA
- a CDS encoding diacylglycerol kinase, whose protein sequence is MTKKSNTGFKRIVKAAGFSWQGITSSFKNEAAFRQEVFMAAVLIPLAFYLDVSQVERILMVSSIVLVMVVELINTAIEAVVDRIGSEHHELSGMAKDVGSAAVFICLALAAYVWFEILVL, encoded by the coding sequence ATGACCAAAAAATCAAACACTGGATTTAAACGTATCGTGAAAGCAGCGGGCTTTTCATGGCAAGGCATCACAAGTTCGTTTAAAAACGAGGCGGCCTTTCGACAAGAAGTATTCATGGCTGCGGTTCTGATTCCGTTGGCGTTTTACCTTGATGTCAGCCAAGTTGAACGAATCTTAATGGTGTCCTCGATTGTACTGGTGATGGTTGTTGAGCTCATTAATACTGCAATTGAAGCGGTTGTAGATCGTATTGGGAGTGAACATCATGAGCTTTCAGGAATGGCGAAAGATGTCGGTTCGGCAGCCGTTTTCATCTGTTTAGCGCTAGCGGCTTATGTGTGGTTCGAGATCTTGGTTTTGTAA
- the lexA gene encoding transcriptional repressor LexA: MKPLTPRQQQVFDLIKGKIEDSGMPPTRAEIARELGFRSANAAEEHLKALARKEAIEIIPGASRGIRILLEDAANEEQGLPLIGQVAAGEPILAQEHVEMHYQVDPGMFKPQADFLLRVNGESMKDIGIMDGDLLAVHKTQDVRDGQVVVARVDDDVTVKRLERKGSTVLLHAENEEFSPIRVDLESQHLSIEGLAVGIIRNTDWM, from the coding sequence ATGAAGCCGTTAACGCCCCGCCAACAACAAGTCTTTGACCTTATCAAAGGTAAGATCGAAGATTCCGGTATGCCACCGACACGTGCAGAAATTGCCCGTGAATTAGGCTTCCGTTCTGCTAATGCTGCAGAAGAACATTTGAAAGCTCTTGCTCGTAAAGAAGCGATTGAGATTATCCCGGGTGCGTCTCGTGGTATTCGTATTTTGCTTGAAGATGCAGCAAACGAAGAGCAAGGCCTGCCTCTGATCGGTCAGGTTGCCGCTGGTGAACCTATCTTGGCTCAAGAGCATGTAGAAATGCATTACCAAGTCGATCCAGGCATGTTTAAACCTCAAGCTGACTTCTTACTTCGCGTAAATGGCGAAAGTATGAAAGACATCGGTATTATGGATGGTGACCTGCTTGCTGTTCACAAAACCCAAGATGTCCGCGATGGTCAGGTTGTGGTTGCTCGTGTTGATGATGATGTAACGGTAAAGCGTCTAGAACGTAAAGGTTCTACAGTGCTGTTACACGCTGAAAACGAAGAGTTTTCTCCAATCCGTGTCGATCTAGAATCTCAACACTTGTCTATTGAAGGCCTTGCTGTTGGTATTATTCGCAATACGGACTGGATGTAA
- a CDS encoding class I SAM-dependent methyltransferase, producing the protein MPIQTKPKIKPLIAKPRSFDQKVSADQASAHQELQVPTNLVQHLWFRSRESLADDGLVYDPIAAQACKRCQLAPECLTGELDQQQLLYATLTQLCDSQVQQFLSHNPDAWIINVGAGLDTRFYRLDNGRCHWVELDVTENLLWRQRLFHKNERYRLECGSVDDLTWLDELNIPEQASVMVVCEHALLDCNEQQTAHFIQSLSRYFTHAHACVVLAGDKSSSTLGKKLGSGDYAHGLSSPVDSILNWLPWAQWVKAFSPLEQQCNRWKLWQRLLCKISQVKKRLTPQLVLVKW; encoded by the coding sequence ATGCCAATCCAAACCAAGCCTAAAATAAAGCCGCTTATAGCTAAGCCGCGCTCCTTTGATCAAAAGGTTTCTGCTGATCAAGCGTCTGCACATCAAGAACTTCAAGTTCCGACAAATCTCGTTCAACACCTTTGGTTTCGCAGCCGAGAAAGCCTTGCCGATGATGGTCTCGTTTATGATCCTATTGCAGCTCAGGCCTGTAAGCGTTGTCAATTAGCGCCAGAATGCCTTACTGGTGAACTCGACCAGCAACAACTTCTCTATGCGACATTGACTCAACTTTGCGATTCTCAAGTTCAGCAGTTCCTATCTCACAACCCAGATGCTTGGATTATTAACGTGGGAGCGGGCCTCGACACCCGTTTTTACCGATTAGACAATGGCCGCTGTCACTGGGTAGAGTTGGATGTGACCGAGAACCTACTTTGGCGACAACGTTTGTTCCACAAAAATGAACGCTACCGCTTGGAGTGTGGTTCAGTAGATGACCTGACTTGGTTAGATGAACTCAATATTCCGGAGCAAGCTTCGGTAATGGTGGTGTGTGAACATGCACTGCTAGATTGCAATGAGCAGCAAACTGCGCACTTTATTCAATCGCTGAGCCGTTACTTTACTCATGCACATGCGTGTGTGGTGCTAGCGGGCGATAAGAGCTCAAGTACTTTAGGTAAGAAGCTGGGCTCTGGTGACTATGCACATGGCTTATCTTCTCCAGTCGACAGCATTCTTAATTGGCTACCGTGGGCGCAGTGGGTTAAAGCATTTTCGCCATTAGAGCAGCAATGTAATCGTTGGAAGTTATGGCAGCGACTATTATGCAAAATTTCCCAGGTTAAAAAGCGTTTAACGCCGCAGTTGGTATTAGTGAAGTGGTAG
- the dinF gene encoding MATE family efflux transporter DinF: protein MKLFNSPTIFQTLSNQAMHKQVLLLAIPMVLSNITVPLLGLVDAAVIGHLEHSWYLGGVALGGTMISVTFWLLGFLRMSTTGLAAQSYGANDGKQLGLVFVQGVTMALGFAGVFLLLHGLVADLVFSLSSASDQVKHYGQQYFSIRAWSAPAALTNFVILGWLLGTQNAKAPMWMVIITNITNIVLDVVFVIGLGWQVEGAALASVLADYAGLTFGLLCVYRIWLKRQLPDPWTLIKKTSQGLSRFVKLNRDIFLRSLCLQATFTFMTFQGASFGDDVVAANAVLMSFLMIISYGMDGFAYAMEAMVGKAIGAKDKDELNQSLIGTFFWSFNICLVLTIVFAIAGSNLINMITTIPDVKSQAEVYLPWLIAMPLVSMWCFLLDGIFVGATKGKDMRNSMFVATCSFFAIFFLASSLENHALWLAMLSFMAMRGIGLGVLFVSQWKKGEFLA, encoded by the coding sequence GTGAAGCTATTTAATTCCCCAACTATTTTTCAAACGCTATCCAATCAAGCAATGCACAAACAAGTGCTGTTGCTCGCGATCCCGATGGTGCTTTCTAATATCACTGTTCCACTGCTGGGCTTAGTGGATGCTGCTGTTATCGGTCACTTAGAACATTCTTGGTACCTAGGAGGTGTAGCGTTAGGTGGCACCATGATCAGTGTGACCTTTTGGTTGCTTGGTTTCTTACGTATGTCGACAACCGGCCTTGCCGCACAGTCTTACGGTGCAAATGATGGCAAGCAGCTTGGTTTGGTCTTCGTGCAGGGCGTGACCATGGCTCTCGGGTTTGCTGGTGTCTTCTTGCTATTACATGGCTTAGTGGCTGATCTGGTTTTTTCATTAAGTAGCGCCAGTGACCAAGTGAAGCATTACGGTCAACAGTATTTCTCCATTCGAGCATGGAGTGCACCGGCAGCACTGACGAATTTCGTTATTTTGGGGTGGCTACTTGGAACTCAGAATGCGAAAGCGCCGATGTGGATGGTGATTATTACTAACATCACCAATATCGTGTTAGACGTTGTTTTTGTGATTGGTCTCGGCTGGCAGGTGGAAGGTGCTGCACTGGCATCGGTATTGGCTGACTATGCAGGTCTAACGTTTGGACTGCTCTGCGTTTATCGGATCTGGCTAAAGAGACAGTTGCCAGATCCGTGGACTTTGATTAAGAAAACCAGCCAAGGATTAAGTCGCTTCGTAAAACTGAATCGCGATATTTTCCTGCGTTCCCTGTGTCTGCAAGCCACGTTTACTTTCATGACTTTCCAAGGAGCAAGCTTTGGTGATGATGTCGTGGCTGCCAATGCGGTATTGATGAGTTTCCTGATGATCATCTCTTACGGAATGGATGGCTTTGCGTATGCGATGGAAGCTATGGTGGGCAAGGCGATAGGAGCGAAAGACAAAGATGAATTAAATCAGTCGTTGATCGGTACCTTCTTCTGGAGCTTCAATATTTGTTTGGTTCTGACCATAGTGTTCGCGATAGCTGGGTCTAACTTAATCAATATGATCACCACCATCCCAGATGTAAAAAGCCAAGCTGAGGTGTATCTGCCTTGGTTAATCGCAATGCCGCTGGTTTCAATGTGGTGCTTCTTACTCGATGGTATTTTTGTTGGAGCAACCAAAGGCAAGGACATGCGTAATAGTATGTTTGTCGCGACCTGCAGTTTCTTTGCGATTTTCTTCCTAGCGTCCAGTTTAGAAAATCATGCTCTGTGGCTTGCGATGCTGAGTTTTATGGCAATGCGCGGTATTGGCCTTGGTGTGTTATTTGTTTCTCAGTGGAAGAAGGGCGAATTTCTCGCCTAG